tctctctcttctttttcttcttcttcttcttaatttttttttttttttttaaataaaaaaaaaaattagaggagaCGACCAGAGATGACTCCGTTACCAGGTGATGACTATGGTAACATCCAACTGGGAAGAGCAAACTGCCAAATTTATAGACCACTGACCCACCTTGGTGGGTTAGAACGTACCTTTCATGtacgtttaattttttttgtttcccaaCTATTTTGGCCTCTCTTTGGCCTTGAGTTCTCCGGCTAATCAAATGGAGCCAAACTTTACTTGTCATCAACCGCCcttatttcaataatatttataaattttgcaTCTCATTTGATTTTAATATTCTAGAAATACAATTTGGCAAACAATACGGACATATCCCATAATTCCAATATGATTTAAGAGGAAGTGGACAAGACAAACTCAAATTAGGTATGATCATGGATGCATATATTAATGCAAGATTTTAATAAAAGTTTTGTTAGGTACAAGCAGCGACGGAACTAGTAATTGTATCGAGGAGGGGCCAACTTTTCTACTGTATGACACATTTATATTAAGAGTAATACTAGACACAGTTTTAGAATATATAAGCtctatgtattttatttgaaaaaaaaatggagttcactattaaaaaatatttttttcctataagTCCTAGATTTACTTTATTGTTTCAAAAGAAGTGGGCAAGACTTACACATCCTAAAAATGCAAACATCATTTCTCTTttgtaaattaaaaagagattaaaaagtCATAACTATATATctacaaactatttttcttatatatagatCATCAACCTTAAATAatctttcttgtattttcactttAAATTCCATATGAAGAAActcaatattgtataacaaaaaattttaagatccatattaataagtttattatctCTCTtcaatttagttttaattttaatttcagataagccacatctttaaaaatagataatatatagaaataaaacaaaaatttaagactatacaaaaaattagagaaagacatttctagatatattaaaattttaaagatcatatgaaaattataaaattttttgtggctattttctatatttatataattatgtataaaatataagagaataatttatattttcacaaaattttagGGGGGCCATGGCCTCCTCTAAGGGTAATGTGGTTTGGCCACTTGATACAAACAAGTTTGTACACCAATTCCGGTATggataatcttttttattaaaaaaaaaaactttttggagaaaaaaaaaatctacatcataattttttatttatattattttattaaatatatattttatatatcaatatcgGTATGCAAATTAATACACCAATTCTATTCATAagaaaatttttccttttaataaacGCTCTGTAGAGCGTGGAGGTGGCTTTCCAATTGAATGTttctttacttcttttttctttcgggCCGAAAGGTAAAAACAATTGCAGTACCATCTCACCACACAATTCCGACGACAATAATTTTAACAGTTCTTCTACGTACCACAGGGGTTGCGGCCCTAACGCGTCCTCGGATGATGTGGCTACTGCCACGTAAGttgacttaaaataaaaaaataaaaaaaaaaaagacggaGAAGTGCGAACGGAAATGAGATTTTGAGctgggtttattttctttcattttccgcAAGCTGGGTCTTCGTCTTCCTCAAGCTAGGTCTTCGTCTTCCTTGAGCCGAGTCTGCATCTTCCTCAAGGTGTGGGTCTTGCTCTTGGTTGTTGCGGTCGGTTGAGCTGGGTTGCATTCTCGTTGCCGAGCCGAGCGTGGTTTGCCTCATTTCTTGGTTGTTGAGGTCGGCAGTGTATTAGAGAAGGAGGTCGGCATTTCTATCAGCAACGGAAGTTTGTCTTTTCGTGCCTGGTTGTCCGATTGTTGTGGGTAGTATAACTGGGTTTCAGATTTCGTTGTACAAGAACTTGTCTTCTCGTCGTCTGGTTTGGGTTTCTAGTTAAGGTATAAAGATATCATTTGTCATTATCTTTTGAAGTATTTATGATCCAGTAGCTAGATCTGATAAAATGGCACAAGTGACTATTGGATGTTGTTGATTTCAGTTTTCGTGCCAACCATTTAGTAAGTAGTTTGAAGATGCAAACCCAGTTGGCTGTATTGGAATgaatatttattagaaaaaatgaatattgtTGATATGTTGACTGCTACCCCATTCCTATGTTTCCCCGTTTTGAATTGGTGCTTAAAAAACAATTTGTGttgctttaaaaaatattttgagttggaAAATCTCCAGATGCCAATGTTCGAGCACTGGCCGACCACATTCAAGAATTTTAGAGaccttaagaaataaaataatggctAGGAGTCAGGAGTGGAGCATGCAAGGATCATTAAAACTAGTAATTTAACACAATGAATTATCTaacttttattcatttctttagTTTTGTTGGTCGGTATATCATGATGGCAAATGCTTTTCTTGTCTGGGTGACACTACTAAAATAATCGAACAGAGAGCCACTCTCAAACATAACTGAGTTAGTCTAAGAAACAAAGCAATTCATTGATATTTTGTTTCTTGGTTTTTGGTCAAATTGTCATGTGTATTATAACATAAAAAAGtgtaatttttatgtatatttaatagaaaaaatgtatACTGTTGATATGTTGACTGCTACCCCATTCCTATGTTTCCAAGTTTTGAATTGGTGCTTAAAAAacattttgtcttttttaaaaaacattttgtcttgctttaaaaaacattttgagtTGGTTTAAAATTTGTACACATTAAAATCTCCAGGAAACAATGTTCGGGTAGTGAGAatcacataattttatttacattcttgTGGACCCATTGCAAttgcattatttatttttaatttgtatcgTCCTAGTCCTAATTTCCATTCTTCACAACCCATTGCAATTTATTGATCGTGATTTATTTGATTGGATGTTTTTGTACCGTGTTGGTgcttttttacttttcaaatccAGTATTTGCATTTAGCTCCCTTTCAGCATGGGAGAAGGGAAAGAACAACCATCTACGGTAACACTATGTAGCTCAAATCCATCATCTGCGGTAAGTTATATCATTTACTATATCAAAATAACTAGATTGGAATGTGTTGAGTTACCTATTTATTTCCACAATACAACAATAACTTAGTTCTATTATCTTGTTAGGACATACTATCAACTTGTCCAAACATCCCAAATTACATGCATGGTCTTTCTAGTCAAGTGTCTGTGTGGTCACCGGGATTTGATCCCATCCATGCTACTTACCCATTTCCCCATAACATGGCTCCAACTCCTCTCGAGAATACCAGCAGCTCCACTGCAGGGGAACTAGTTGGGTCAGATTCTAACAGTGCCGGTGATGGGGAAACTGATGGACTATGTAGACCTAATGAGGATATACCTAATGCAGAAGGAAACAAGGATTGCAATGCTGGGATATCTCATAATGTTGACAATGATGGTGATGATATGATTGAGGAGCCAAATAAGAGGATGGAGTTTAATACGCATGAAGATTTAGTGAATTATTATAAATCTTATGCTAAGAAGTGcgggtttggggtgatgacaaaAAGGACTGAGAGGGATGAAGACGACACAGTTAGGTATGTCACCCTTGCTTGTGCTCGTGGTGGTAAGGCCCGTGATAGAACTGTCAATGTCGCCAACCCATGTCCGACAGGAAAGACGGAATGTAAGGCAAAAATTAATGCCCTGAAATGTGATGGAAAACTTCGGTTGACTACGGTTCATAATATCCATAACCACGGTCTTAGTCCCAAAAAATCAAGGTTTTTtcgatgtaatagagaagtAAGTGATGCCGTAAAAAGAGTTCTAGATACAAATGATATGGCTGGTGTCCGAATGAACAAAAGCTTTAACTCTTTAGTGGTTGGCGCGGGCGGGTTCGAGAACCTTCCGTTTTTGGAGAAGGATTGTCGTAATTACATCGACAAGGCAGGACATCTAAGACTTGGCGCAAGTGGTGCTGGTGCACTTCAAGAGTATTTTTGTAGAATGCAATACAAAAATCCTGCTTTTTTTGcattgatggatttagatgatGACGGGAGGTTAAAGAATGTCTTTTGGGCAGATCCTCGAAGTAGAGCAGCTTACCAATATTTCGGTGATGTGGTGACATTCGATACCACATATCTGACGAATATATATGGGATGCCGTTTGCAccgtttgttggtgtaaaccaccatgggcaATCAATTCTCTTGGGAGTCGGTTTGATTTCTAGTGAGGATACGGAGACCTTTGTGTGGTTATTCCAAACTTGGTTGcagtgtatggatggtatagctCCCAAAGTTATAATCACTGACCAAGATCGGGCGATGAAAAATGCAATAGTAATTGTTTTCCTAAATACCCAACATAGATTTTGTTTGTGGCATATACTGAAGAAAGTCCCCGAGAAGCTTAGCTCCTATGCTTCTTACAAAATTGggatgaaaaatttattgatgaaatgtgtgtatgacAGGCAAAgtgttgaggagtttgagacGGCTTGGGCTCAGTTAATTATCATGTACAATTTGTATGAGAATGCGTGGTTGTAAAGTCTATACGTAGAGCGTGAGTATTGGGTACCAGCATTCTTAAAAGACTGCTTTTGGGTCGGAATGAGTACAACGCAGCggagcgagagcatgaatgccttTTTTGATGGGTATGTTCATGCTAAGACGAACTTGAAGGAGTTTGTCGATCAGTTTGATAacgcattaaaaaaaattgagaatgaaaatgctGCGGACTTCCACTCATTTAGTGTCACAATCCCCTGCATATCTAAATCTCCAATTGAGAAAAAGTTTCAAGATTTGTACACTAATTCTAAATTCAAGGAAGTACAACAGCAAGTGACCGGTATGATTGATATGAATCCTAAGTTATATAAGGATGGTGGTGCAGTAAAGACCTATATGGTAAAGGATGAAATCCATATGGCAGACTTTGCTAAGCTGGTTATGTATTATGTGGAGTTTTGTGAAAAAGATTCATCTACTCAGTGTTCTTGTGGATTATTCCAGATGAGGGGGATATTATGTAGGCATCTTTTGTCTGTTTTTAGATTGCACGAGATTACAATTTTGTCAGATATGTAcattttagatcgatggagAAAGGATATCAGGAGGCGATACACGTTGATCCACAGTAGCTTTGATGCAGGGGAACAACGGGCATATTCTAATAGACATTCAGAGTTGTTGAATATCTGTTATCAGATGATTACTCTTGTCGCGGGTACGAAAGAGCATACTCAGGACGCAAAAGCTAAGTTATTTGCAATGATTGACTTGTATCGTGCCAACCAAGAATTCTCATCCATGACTCAAACGGGTTCCAATGTTCCAATATCAGCAGGGGCACAAGTACTGTTGGGGGTTCTGGGCAAATACGCAGTCCACATGTTATGCGTGGGAAAGGTACCTCCATCTCTAAGGAGAGCATCCAGGATGGAGAAGGATATGCGGAAAGTTAAAGCGAAA
This Carya illinoinensis cultivar Pawnee chromosome 11, C.illinoinensisPawnee_v1, whole genome shotgun sequence DNA region includes the following protein-coding sequences:
- the LOC122282149 gene encoding protein FAR-RED IMPAIRED RESPONSE 1-like encodes the protein MAPTPLENTSSSTAGELVGSDSNSAGDGETDGLCRPNEDIPNAEGNKDCNAGISHNVDNDGDDMIEEPNKRMEFNTHEDLVNYYKSYAKKCGFGVMTKRTERDEDDTVRYVTLACARGGKARDRTVNVANPCPTGKTECKAKINALKCDGKLRLTTVHNIHNHGLSPKKSRFFRCNREVSDAVKRVLDTNDMAGVRMNKSFNSLVVGAGGFENLPFLEKDCRNYIDKAGHLRLGASGAGALQEYFCRMQYKNPAFFALMDLDDDGRLKNVFWADPRSRAAYQYFGDVVTFDTTYLTNIYGMPFAPFVGVNHHGQSILLGVGLISSEDTETFVWLFQTWLQCMDGIAPKVIITDQDRAMKNAIVIVFLNTQHRFCLWHILKKVPEKLSSYASYKIGMKNLLMKCVYDRQSVEEFETAWAQLIIMYNLYENAWL
- the LOC122282150 gene encoding protein FAR-RED ELONGATED HYPOCOTYL 3-like, which produces MSTTQRSESMNAFFDGYVHAKTNLKEFVDQFDNALKKIENENAADFHSFSVTIPCISKSPIEKKFQDLYTNSKFKEVQQQVTGMIDMNPKLYKDGGAVKTYMVKDEIHMADFAKLVMYYVEFCEKDSSTQCSCGLFQMRGILCRHLLSVFRLHEITILSDMYILDRWRKDIRRRYTLIHSSFDAGEQRAYSNRHSELLNICYQMITLVAGTKEHTQDAKAKLFAMIDLYRANQEFSSMTQTGSNVPISAGAQVLLGVLGKYAVHMLCVGKVPPSLRRASRMEKDMRKVKAKAKKAQEKGKRKERHEGDTPILDTKRSLFGDSEMDISFAGHVQAVPGSTPFDPSGTQVRETMVQSQESDVILKCCLMSKTNDVQGRRFGVQDVSWPFWVDAKRTCFDGMLLP